A genome region from Chryseobacterium sp. G0186 includes the following:
- a CDS encoding serine hydrolase domain-containing protein, which yields MIKNLVFLLPFCFLLSCKTETPPPPVDKKAIVDSTITAFQKTLLEQQIDSVFKKHHFNGSIAVFKDSLLLYRKENGYSDFKRKVKIDSNTIFAIGSVSKQFTAVLVLLQMEQGKLNVTDKASQYLKEFKLKEYENITIHQLMNHTSGLNMMGGKLMFKSGSDFFYSNDGFNALGKIVETVSGKSYDENVQELFKKAGMTHSSTGDIFKGPNFASAYLGNAGKFEEVPNMPRRLGGKEIGTPAGGILSTIQDLHTWNNALYGGKILKPETLKLFMAKSAERRHAIFGKMGYAYGIMLNIGKPNSYFHSGYVKGSPSLNIYYPETKTSVIILSNIADEEKGKGLVFKPHIEVKKITDNLENTVSQLKSAH from the coding sequence GTGATTAAAAATTTAGTATTTCTCCTGCCCTTTTGTTTTTTACTGTCTTGTAAAACAGAAACTCCTCCCCCGCCTGTTGATAAAAAAGCAATTGTAGATTCCACCATTACGGCTTTTCAAAAGACACTTTTGGAGCAACAGATTGATTCTGTATTCAAAAAACATCATTTTAATGGAAGCATCGCCGTTTTTAAGGATTCTCTGCTGTTGTACAGAAAGGAAAACGGCTATTCTGATTTTAAAAGGAAAGTAAAAATTGACAGCAATACTATTTTTGCCATCGGATCGGTAAGTAAACAATTTACCGCTGTATTGGTTCTTCTTCAGATGGAACAGGGAAAACTGAATGTCACAGACAAAGCTTCTCAATATCTAAAGGAATTCAAACTCAAAGAATACGAAAACATTACCATTCATCAACTGATGAACCATACTTCAGGACTGAATATGATGGGTGGAAAGCTGATGTTTAAAAGTGGTTCTGATTTCTTCTATTCTAATGATGGCTTTAATGCTCTGGGGAAAATTGTAGAAACAGTCTCCGGAAAGTCATATGATGAAAATGTTCAGGAACTATTCAAAAAAGCAGGAATGACCCATTCCTCTACAGGCGATATTTTCAAAGGGCCTAATTTTGCATCGGCTTATCTTGGAAATGCAGGTAAGTTTGAAGAAGTTCCGAATATGCCCAGGAGATTAGGCGGAAAAGAAATAGGAACTCCTGCTGGCGGTATCCTCTCTACTATTCAGGATCTTCATACCTGGAACAATGCTTTGTATGGAGGAAAAATCCTCAAGCCTGAAACCCTGAAACTTTTTATGGCAAAAAGTGCAGAAAGGCGACATGCTATTTTTGGAAAAATGGGCTATGCCTATGGAATCATGTTGAACATAGGCAAGCCCAACTCTTATTTTCACAGTGGCTATGTGAAAGGGTCTCCCTCTTTAAATATCTATTATCCTGAAACCAAAACATCTGTAATTATCCTTTCCAACATAGCTGATGAGGAAAAAGGCAAAGGTCTGGTCTTCAAACCCCATATAGAGGTTAAAAAAATCACGGATAATCTTGAAAATACGGTATCACAGCTTAAATCAGCACACTAG
- a CDS encoding PadR family transcriptional regulator, which yields MKKNSLYKGTLQNIILKLLSKEIKMYGYQITQRAKELTQGELEMTEGALYPLLHKLENDGMITSEIQKINGRDRKYYLLTEKGKKEQSEQESEMKSYLINLQTIFSI from the coding sequence ATGAAAAAGAATAGTCTTTATAAAGGAACTTTACAGAATATCATTTTAAAATTACTTTCGAAAGAAATTAAAATGTATGGTTATCAGATTACACAAAGAGCAAAGGAGCTTACCCAAGGAGAACTTGAAATGACAGAGGGCGCACTTTACCCTCTATTGCATAAACTGGAGAATGATGGAATGATTACTTCGGAAATTCAAAAGATTAACGGCAGAGACCGGAAATACTATCTGTTGACTGAAAAAGGAAAAAAAGAGCAGTCAGAACAGGAGAGTGAAATGAAAAGTTATCTGATCAATCTACAGACAATATTTAGTATATAA